A part of Gemmatimonadaceae bacterium genomic DNA contains:
- a CDS encoding protein kinase, translating to MSDLQSQLQSTLSGAYTLERELGGGGMSRVFVADEIRLGRKVVVKVLSPELAAGISAERFEREIRMAASLQQANIVPVLATGDTNGLPYYTMPFVEGESLRRRMTKQPPLSMTDTLRILGDVARALQYAHERGIVHRDIKPDNVLLSGGTAVVTDFGIAKALSDSRTGSRESQATLTQLGTSIGTPAYMAPEQAAGDPDVDHRADIYAFGCMAFELLAGEPPFHGRTPARVLAAHMGEPPRPVAELRPEAPAALSDLVMRCLAKDAKDRPQSASDIIATLNGVTSGSGMQAMPSVLMNGPAAFRRALLMYVVAVVAVAAIAKAATVTIGLPTWVLPGALVIMALGLPVILFTGYVQSVARRAITATPSLTPGGGPVPHGTMATIALKASPHVSWKRTTRGGIYAVVAFVALIIAFMVMRAFGVGPVGSLFAAGKLNQRDVVLVSDFGVSRADSSVGSVVAEGVRANLAESPSIKLFNPANVAAALKRMQLPPTSKLDVALARQLAQREGVKAIVTGDVTGLGGGFVIALRLVASDSGTVLASFQTTVDGPSKLVNGVDDVTRRLRGKIGESLKSVQASPSLEQVTTSSFDALKAYTEGNRAFDIEHDFTKAIPLLRRAVTIDTGFATAWRKLGTAMSNNFYPASAVDSAITKAYQLRARLSDNERYLTEAYYFQRGPGHDRQRAIAAYQALIDRGDTAYAANNLGVALVSMREFAKAESLFRLSTRISPDNSIPLPNLVNMAIDQGKAALLDSLVAQEAKRISNSGAYAYGLYLVAYSAGQYERAGHILDSVNAASRSVDVRASATYLSSELLAVNGRLSEAERRYHESAALSAQSGSATMPISDSITMAAYDSWLRNQPQRAAARLDAALAARPLASYAESDRPYTSLAINYAVAGRPDRARAILAQLAQIKDTALLRSTQPAIHAALGEIALAEKRYADAIREFQRADTASDGHPATENPVTVHFNLGRAYDLANKPDSAIAELETFLRVPYDGRYDDDWVGLAGAHKRLGELYDAKGDREKAISHLSKFVELWKNADPELQPSVADAKRRLAKLQAGGKS from the coding sequence GTGTCTGACCTCCAGTCCCAGCTCCAGTCGACGTTGAGTGGAGCCTACACGCTCGAGCGAGAGCTCGGCGGCGGCGGGATGTCACGCGTCTTCGTAGCCGACGAAATCCGGCTCGGACGCAAGGTCGTGGTCAAGGTACTGTCGCCCGAGCTCGCCGCCGGCATCAGCGCCGAACGATTCGAGCGCGAGATCCGGATGGCGGCGTCGCTCCAGCAGGCGAACATCGTTCCGGTGCTGGCGACGGGCGACACGAACGGCCTGCCGTATTACACGATGCCGTTCGTCGAAGGCGAATCGCTGCGGCGGCGGATGACGAAGCAGCCGCCGCTGTCGATGACGGACACTCTGCGCATCCTCGGCGACGTTGCCCGCGCGCTCCAGTACGCGCACGAACGCGGGATCGTCCACCGCGACATCAAGCCGGACAACGTTCTCCTGTCGGGCGGCACGGCGGTCGTCACCGATTTCGGCATCGCCAAGGCGTTGAGCGACTCGCGCACCGGCAGCCGCGAAAGCCAAGCGACGCTCACGCAGCTCGGCACCTCGATCGGAACGCCCGCCTATATGGCGCCGGAGCAGGCCGCCGGCGATCCGGACGTCGACCATCGCGCCGACATTTACGCGTTCGGTTGCATGGCGTTCGAGTTGCTCGCCGGCGAGCCGCCGTTTCACGGCCGCACACCTGCCCGAGTCCTCGCGGCCCACATGGGCGAGCCTCCGCGACCGGTCGCCGAATTGCGACCCGAGGCTCCGGCGGCGCTCAGCGACCTGGTGATGCGGTGCCTGGCGAAGGACGCCAAGGACCGCCCGCAGAGCGCCTCCGACATCATCGCCACGCTCAATGGCGTGACGAGCGGCAGCGGGATGCAGGCGATGCCGTCGGTGCTCATGAACGGTCCGGCCGCCTTTCGACGCGCGCTGCTCATGTATGTGGTGGCGGTGGTCGCGGTGGCGGCGATCGCGAAAGCGGCGACGGTCACGATCGGACTGCCGACGTGGGTGCTCCCCGGCGCGCTGGTCATCATGGCGCTCGGCCTGCCGGTGATCCTGTTCACGGGCTACGTACAATCGGTGGCACGGCGCGCCATCACCGCGACTCCGTCACTCACGCCGGGCGGCGGACCAGTGCCGCACGGTACGATGGCCACGATCGCGCTCAAGGCGAGCCCGCACGTGTCGTGGAAGCGCACGACGCGAGGAGGCATCTACGCCGTCGTCGCATTCGTCGCGCTCATTATCGCGTTCATGGTGATGCGCGCATTCGGCGTCGGTCCGGTCGGTTCCCTGTTCGCCGCCGGAAAGCTCAACCAGCGCGACGTGGTGCTCGTTTCCGATTTCGGCGTGAGCCGCGCCGACTCGAGCGTCGGGAGCGTCGTCGCCGAAGGAGTGCGCGCGAATCTGGCCGAATCGCCATCGATCAAGCTGTTCAATCCGGCCAACGTCGCCGCCGCGCTGAAGCGGATGCAGTTGCCGCCGACGTCGAAGCTCGACGTCGCGCTCGCGCGACAGCTGGCGCAGCGCGAGGGGGTCAAGGCGATCGTGACCGGCGACGTCACCGGTCTGGGCGGCGGATTCGTCATTGCGCTGCGGCTCGTCGCGTCCGATTCCGGCACCGTGCTCGCCTCGTTTCAGACGACGGTCGACGGCCCGAGCAAGCTGGTGAACGGTGTCGACGACGTTACGCGCAGGCTGCGCGGCAAGATCGGCGAGTCGCTCAAGAGCGTGCAAGCGAGTCCGTCTCTGGAGCAAGTGACGACGTCGTCGTTCGACGCGCTCAAAGCGTATACCGAGGGCAATCGGGCGTTCGACATCGAGCACGATTTCACCAAGGCGATTCCGCTGCTTCGCCGCGCCGTCACGATTGATACCGGGTTTGCAACCGCGTGGCGCAAGCTCGGTACGGCGATGTCCAACAACTTCTATCCGGCGTCGGCTGTGGACTCCGCCATCACCAAGGCGTACCAGCTGCGCGCGCGGTTGTCGGACAACGAACGATATCTGACCGAGGCATACTACTTCCAACGCGGTCCCGGCCACGATCGACAACGAGCCATCGCCGCGTACCAGGCGCTGATCGATCGGGGCGACACCGCCTACGCGGCGAACAATCTCGGCGTGGCGCTCGTATCGATGCGCGAATTCGCGAAGGCGGAATCCCTCTTCCGGCTGTCGACACGCATCAGCCCGGACAACTCGATTCCGCTGCCGAACCTGGTCAACATGGCGATTGACCAAGGCAAAGCCGCACTGCTGGATTCCTTGGTCGCACAGGAAGCGAAACGGATTTCGAACAGCGGGGCGTACGCGTACGGCCTGTACCTCGTGGCCTACAGTGCTGGTCAATACGAGCGCGCGGGCCACATTCTGGACAGCGTCAACGCCGCGTCGCGCTCCGTTGACGTGCGGGCCAGCGCGACCTACCTCTCCTCAGAGCTGCTGGCGGTGAACGGCCGACTGAGTGAGGCCGAACGACGCTATCACGAATCCGCGGCTCTCTCCGCGCAATCGGGAAGCGCTACCATGCCGATCTCCGACTCGATCACCATGGCGGCGTACGACTCCTGGCTCAGGAATCAGCCGCAGCGGGCCGCGGCGCGCCTCGACGCGGCCCTCGCCGCGCGTCCGCTCGCCAGTTACGCCGAGAGCGATCGCCCGTACACGTCGCTTGCCATCAACTACGCCGTTGCGGGCAGGCCCGATCGCGCGCGGGCCATTCTCGCCCAGCTCGCACAGATCAAGGACACGGCGCTTCTCCGAAGCACGCAGCCCGCCATTCACGCCGCGTTAGGCGAGATCGCGCTGGCAGAAAAGCGCTACGCCGACGCGATTCGCGAGTTTCAGCGGGCCGACACGGCCTCGGACGGTCATCCCGCGACCGAAAACCCGGTGACCGTTCATTTCAACCTCGGCCGCGCGTACGACCTGGCGAACAAGCCCGATTCGGCGATCGCCGAGCTGGAGACTTTCCTGCGCGTTCCGTACGACGGCCGTTACGACGACGACTGGGTCGGCCTTGCCGGCGCGCACAAGCGACTCGGCGAGTTGTACGACGCGAAAGGCGACCGCGAGAAAGCGATCTCGCATCTTTCCAAGTTCGTCGAGTTGTGGAAGAACGCCGATCCCGAACTGCAGCCGTCGGTCGCCGATGCGAAGCGGCG